One Formosa agariphila KMM 3901 genomic window, CTTCATAAAAGTCTTTACCGAAGTATGTTTTTGTTTTAAAATCGTACGATTTAATAAGTTGTGTACGTTTATAGATTCGGCTAACCAAAGTACTACAAAAAAAGCAGTCATTAACATCATGGTTATTGTAGAACGCAAGAAATTTAAAGTAGGACCAAAATTATTAACTAAGGTATCTTTATCAAATAACTGTTTAGAAATACTAATGTTATCCTTTAATAAGTCGGTTCCAAAAAATGCCTCCAAACTCGAAATTAAAAGCTTAATTTTTTCTTCAGCTTTAAATATAAAGGCATCACTAGTTGATAAAATTTCTTTACTAGATAAATGGACTAAATGACCTAGGAGTTTAAAGAACACTAAGATAATTAATACAATAACTATTATGCTTACAGCTTTAGGTAAATTGCGTTTCGTTAACCATCTCATTATTGGTAAAAAAAGCAATGCTATAAACATTGAAAAAATTAATGGCACAAATATAAAAGATAGCACCTTTAGTAAATAAAAAACTAAAGGAAT contains:
- a CDS encoding AI-2E family transporter, which codes for MLNDRRTTNFLLLIIVIPLVFYLLKVLSFIFVPLIFSMFIALLFLPIMRWLTKRNLPKAVSIIVIVLIILVFFKLLGHLVHLSSKEILSTSDAFIFKAEEKIKLLISSLEAFFGTDLLKDNISISKQLFDKDTLVNNFGPTLNFLRSTITMMLMTAFFVVLWLAESINVHNLLNRTILKQKHTSVKTFMKIEKDLIKFIKVKVFVSLMTGIFTGLACYAFDVSFPIFWGLFAFIINFIQMVGSFVTVILLSIFAFVEIEATSTLVFFIMSITGVQVMFGTILEPVFMGKSFSINIITVLVMLMLWGFIWGIPGLIMAIPITVFVKIILEHFLVLNL